A genomic segment from Nasonia vitripennis strain AsymCx chromosome 4 unlocalized genomic scaffold, Nvit_psr_1.1 chr4_random0007, whole genome shotgun sequence encodes:
- the LOC103316780 gene encoding uncharacterized protein LOC103316780 codes for MELKIRLARLRSDDIPRKESNIFEENETETSQNSTPISSASSTPVSNKNLNRESLGNFSPALNGTSPAASPKVNESPKTVLSPSLISDRNADGKHVKDRAKASLPAASGTPPTTSSPKVNKSPKTVLSPSLISDRSARKHVKKAANASLPDASGTHPGTSSPKVNESRKTALSPSLIINQNAGKRIKEPAKGSSSTLYSALNKNKALVSPARYDQNLSPNKPVSPGQENLSSSSDSDADTKERKKRESHSVEEYRTKGEITKL; via the coding sequence ATGGAATTGAAAATTAGATTGGCGCGTCTACGGTCAGATGATATACCACGCAAGGAATCAAATATTTTCGAAGAAAATGAAACAGAGACTAGCCAGAACAGTACGCCCATATCCTCTGCATCATCTACACCAGTTTCTAATAAAAATCTCAACAGAGAGTCACTTGGAAATTTTTCACCTGCATTAAATGGTACATCTCCAGCAGCTAGTCCAAAAGTGAATGAGTCACCTAAAACCGTATTATCACCTTCACTTATCAGTGATCGCAATGCTGATGGAAAACACGTTAAAGATCGAGCTAAAGCTTCTCTACCTGCTGCGAGTGGTACACCTCCAACAACTAGTTCTCCAAAAGTGAATAAGTCACCTAAAACTGTATTATCACCTTCACTTATCAGTGATCGCAGTGCTAGAAAACACGTTAAAAAAGCAGCTAATGCTTCTCTACCTGATGCAAGTGGTACACATCCAGGAACTAGTTCTCCAAAAGTGAATGAGTCACGTAAAACAGCATTATCACCTTCACTTATCATTAATCAAAATGCTGGAAAACGCATTAAAGAACCAGCTAAAGGTTCTTCATCTACGTTATATAGtgcattaaataaaaataaagcacTAGTTTCACCCGCCAGGTATGATCAAAATTTATCGCCTAACAAACCTGTATCTCCAGGGCAAGAAAATCTCTCAAGTTCTAGTGATAGTGATGCCGAtacaaaagaaagaaagaaacgtGAAAGTCATTCTGTTGAAGAATATAGAACCAAAGGTGAGATTACAAAACTATGA